Within Citromicrobium bathyomarinum, the genomic segment GCGCGATCCTGATCCTCCAGCGAGAACAGCTTTTCCAGCATCACCGTCGGCGCGCCCATCGCCGCGGCCACGAACACGGAGTCGCTGTGGGTCAGCTCTGCCGGATCGGCCAGTTTCACCGGCCCGTATTCGGCCAGCGCCTCGCGGCACAACAGCGACCCCAGATAAGGGTCCCCGCCGCCGCCGGTGCCGAGGAACGCCGAGCCTATCGCGAGATGCTCGATATTTTCGAGCGTGACTGCCTCAACCACCAACTGTCTCCTTAATGGCCAGATCGCCGACGGCGCGGCAGAAGACGCGCGTTGCCCCGCCCGGCAGGTATTGGAGCGGGAAGGTCTCGATATCGGTGATCTCCACGCTCCCGGCGGCAGCGCCCGCCTCGATCGCCTTGTCGGTTGCTTCCTTGCGCGCCTGTTCCAGCGCGTGTTCCCGCTCGGTCGGATCGGTAATCGCGAAGATCGAATCCACCTCGCCGCTGACCTGCCCGATCGCCGCGCCGATCGCATTGGCGACGCCTGCATGGTCGGGACGCATCATCTCGGACACGCCTGGCGGTTGCTGATTCACCAGTACCCCGCCGCCGCCGACCAAGATCATCGGCATCGGGTCCGGGCTCGTTTTGACCTTGTCTATCGCCGTCGCAACGATCTGCCGGATCGCCTCGGCCGCGCCCGTGACCAGAGCGGGGTCGATCGCGCCCAGCCTCTCGCGATCGCCGATCTGCGCCCAGCCCCCGGCCACTGCAATATCGCTCGCCGTGAGTTGCTCGCCGCCGAAAATCAGGGCTTCTTCGGTCAGCCGGTATCCCACCGAGTCCGGGCCCACCGTGACAACGCCATCCTGCTCGCGAACCCGCGATCCGCCTCCCAGGCCGACCGAGAGCACATCCGGCATCCGGAAATTCGTGCGCACTCCGCCGACATCTACGTGGACGCTCGACTGGCGGGGGAAGTTCTTGACCAGCACGCCGACATCGGATGTCGTGCCGCCGATATCGACGACGATCGCATCCGACGCTCCGGTAAGCCAGGCGGCACCGCGCAGGCTGTTGGTCGGCCCCGCAGCGAAGGTCAGCACGGGATAGCTGCGCATGTGATCCGCGCTCATCAGCGTGCCGTCATTCTGGCTGACGTAGTACGGGCAATCGAGGCCCAGCGTGGCGAGCGCATCGGCGAAGGCGGTGGCCACCTTTTCCGCCAGCGGACGCAGGCTCGCATTCATGATTGCGGCATTCTCGCGCTCGATCAGACCGGTCCGACCCAGCTCCGACGACAGCGAGACCTCGATCTCGGGCGCGGCCCGCTGAACGATCTGCGCCGCGCGCCGCTCCTGGTCATCGTTGATCTGGCTGAAGATGCCTGAAATGGCGAGCTGCCCGACCCCGTCGCGCTGCAGAGTGCGGGCAACCTCCTCGACCGCATCTTCGTCCAGCTCGCCAATCGTGCGGCCGTCGAACTCGTAACCGCCCCTCACCAGCGTGCGCCCGGCGAAGACTGCATCGCGCACATCGTCCGGCCAGCCGGAAAACGGCGGCACACCGCGCGATGCGGGCAGGCCCAGGCGCAGGCAATGCACCTTGGCCAGATCGTGGCGCTGGACGAAAGCATTGGTGAAGTGGGTCGTGCCGATCATCACCGCTTCGACCGCGGCGGGGGACGCCTGCCCCTGCTCCAGAATCGTGCGAACCGCGGCGACGATGCCGCTGCCCACATCGCTGGTGGTAGGCACCTTCACCGTCGCGAGGACGTCACGATCGGACAGTAACACCGCATCAGTATTGGTGCCGCCTACGTCTACCCCTATGCGCAAACCCGATCTCCCGTTCATGGTCGATCAGGAGCATGCCGTTCGCGGCACGCAGAGCAATTGAAGCGGTGTGGAGGGTGGCAAGCCTACTTGGTAGTCATCGAATCCGGCACGGCTTCCGGCACTACCGAAACAAGTAGGTCCGCCGTCAGATCCAGCCCTTTTCCTGCGCGCGGACCACGGCTGAAAGCCGGTCGTGGACGCCCAGTTTCTTGAACACGCCTTTCAGGTGAAAGCGCACGCCGTGATCAGAAATGCCGAGTTCGCGCGCGAGCTCCTTGTCCGATCCGCCGGTCGCCAGCGCCCGGAGGACATCGGTCTCGCGCTTGCTGAGCTCGCTCGCAGACGCCCTCGCCGCACGATCGCGATTCATCACACTGCGCAGAAAGTGCAGCTGGGCCTCGTCCGCATCGGGCTGCGCGGACAGTTGTGCGACGTAATCGGCCAGATAGCCGCCAAGCATATCGGCGCAGGTCTGGCGCATCCCGGTTGCGATGCCCAGCGACGCCAGTTCGGCAACCTCGCGCAGCGCGCCTTCACGATCGCCCGAAACATGCCGCAGCGCGAACAGCAGCTGGGTCATACGCGAAACCGAATGGACCACTCCGCTCCTGCCCGCTTCCTCGCGCGCGTCGGACAACAGCGCGATCGCCTCCTCCGTCTTCCCTGCCCGGTGCATCTCATGCGCGGCGGCGAGAGAGAACAGCTCGCGCTCCTGCCAGCTCGACGCGGCAAGCCCGGAAAAGTCGGTGAGAGGCGGCTCGACGTCGACCCCATTTCCTCCCAGCCGGGCCTCGCCCACCAGACAGGCCATCACCGCGCCGAGGAGGTTGCCGATGCGGCCAAGCCCGCGTGCCTCCAGCTTGGCCCGCTCCTGCTCGACCAGTTGGATCGTCCGCGCGATCCCGTAATCTTTCACATAGATACGGGTCATCGGCTCGTAGGCCGCGAAGTAGATGTCGAACCACGCCTCTGCCTCGGGCATGCGCTGGGCCGATTTGCGCAGCGAGTTGCGCGCGCTGGTCAGGCGTCCAGTCTCGAATTCCACCTTCGCGCCCAGCGCGGCGATCACCGTCTCGACGCCCTGATCGGTCGAGAATTCGTCGCGCCACATCTTACGCGCCTTGGCCAGGCTTGCGCGCGCCTCGACCAGCTTGCCGCGCGCAATGTCGATCGTGGCCTGGTGGGCGTGCAGAAACATGAGGTTGTAGCGCGAACCCGCGCGCTCCCCCTCCAGCCGCGCCTCGCGCAGATTGGCTTCGGCCGCATCGAAACGGGCACGCTGCGAATTGAGGACGCAGGCCAGCGTCGCGAGGAAGGTCTGCCAGCCCGGCTCGCTCGACTGTTCGGAAAGAAGTTCCGTCAGGAACTCCAGATCGTCACGCCGCGCGAGCGCGCAGCCATAGACCAGCAGGGTCACCCGGACGATCTCGATCTCCCGCTGCATCGAGTTCGCCACGCGAGGGTCTTCGGACAGATCGCGCAGCTCCTGCTCCGCCAGATTGATCCGGCCCGACTTCAGGTTGACGATGCACCGCATCATCCGCAGCTCGGGAGACGCCGCGATCACCTCGTCGCTGGCGTTCTTCACCAGCGCGGCCAGATCCGCGAATCCGCACAGCACCCAGATCAGCAGCGCGCCATGTTCTTCCGCATAGGCGCGGACCCGCTCCGGCATTGCGGCCTCTCCGGCCAGGCGCGCTGCATCGGTCAGCCTGCCGTTACGCGAGCATCGGTCCGCAAGGGCAATCACACGGTGCCGGTGCCCGGCCGGGTCCTGCAACAGCGACCATTCGCGCACGCATGCCGCAAGCGCGGGATTGATCGCATAGTGCCGCCCTTCGATGTCGACGAGACCGGACAGAACCCGCGCTACCGACGCCAGCACCCGGTCCGTTCGGACCTCGTCATGCAGCAATTCCCGATCCGGAGAAGGCACCAGCGATGCCGCGGCCAGAGCCTGTTTCTGGCTGTCATCCAATAGCGGCAGTACCCGCCGCTCGACGACATCATAGATCCCGCAATCGCGCAGGATATCGATATCTTCCCGGCCCCACGCATCGGTCTGCGCGCTGGCCGCCCAGTGCGAGAGCCTGACCGCCGCGTGCGGCCAGCCCCCGATCAGATCGAGAATGCGCATCCGGTTGGCGGGCCGGGCGATCTTGCGAAAGGCACGCGCGGCTTCGGCTCGGGTCAGTCTGAGCACCGCCGGCCCCACGATCGGGATCGGCTGCGCCAGCCCCTCTTCCAGAACGGAGAGGCCCTGCGGGTTGCTCATCCCGAGAAAGATCTGCCCTGCCCCTGCGCCCCGTGCGAACCTCTGCAGGGCCGAGCCGAGCCATCGGGCGTCGCACAGATCCGCATCCTCGACGATGATCCGGCGCGCCGCGTGGTCCATGTCCATCACCGCCTGGGCGGCGCATGTCGGATCGGCCAGATGGTCCAGCCTGTCGAAGTAGGAGACGCCCCCTTCCCCCGCATCCGGCTCGGCAAGCGATTGCAGCAGCCGCCTGGTCTCGAACCCGGGCGGCGCGCAGACGGCCACGATCGGTCCCGCAGCACAGGCCTGTTCGATAAAGCGATGGACCCGTTTGGTGAAAACCGGAAAAACCTCCAAGGATTACCTACCAAGTAGGTGGCCGCACGCTAACGCGCGGAAATGGCTCGGGCAAGCACCACCCGAAGGCAGACGTGCCGACGGCCGCCTGCCTAGGTTCTTTCGCAATCTTGGGAAAATTCCGCGCGCAGCATGGCGCGCTGCCTCGAATGGAAATGGTGCGCCCGACAGGATTCGAACCTGTGGCCCCCAGATTAGGAATCTGATGCTCTATCCGACTGAGCTACGGGCGCGCCGGTGGGAAGCCTTAACCGCCGCCTCGCGCGCCCGCAATCCCGGTCAACCCCGCGAAGGATAGACGCCCTGCAGCGCCACGCAGAAACGCAGGGTCTGCGTACCGGGCACGTCGAGCCGGCCTTCGGCGCGATCGGCCATTGTCGGCCCGCCATCCCGGCGATCTCCCAGCCGGTTGCGATCCCCGACATGGATCGGCGCACGGCCGCGCAGATCGGGCAGAGCGAACGTCGTCCGCCCATCTCCGCCATAGGTGGTGCCGTAGAGCGAAAAGAGCGCCGTGTTCTGGCTGATCGACAGCAACTGCCCGTTGGCCTCCGCCCAGCCATACGGGCAGAAGGGATAGCCGACCATGATGATTTCGCCGAGATAAGGCGTATCCGAAGCCTGAGCCGGAGCCGTCGTTGCAACCGTGCCGATCGCCGCAGCAAATGTCGCCAAAATTCCGATTTTCATGCAGTTCCCCCGATTAGCGACCCGAGCCGATCCTACCGCCCCCATATCCGCTGTCAAAAATGGGAGAAATATCGGCTAGTTGGTTTCCTCGGGGGGAGTGAACGGGATCAGCAGCGGGGCGAAGGAGATCCCCTCCTCCAGCAGCTCGCGCGCTTCTTGCGCATCGGCCTTGCCGTGGATCAGCGCCGCGTCCTTCTCGCCGTAATGCATCGCGCGGGTTTCCTCGACGAAACGATCGCCGACATAGGTGCTGTCCTTGATCGTCTCGGCCTGCAGCTTCGCCAGCTTGCGCATCGCTTCCTGCAGCGCGGGAGGCAGTGCGCCGCCCTGCCCGGTCGCGTCCTCGGACGTGCGCGCGACCTCCACCTTGCGGGCATTGCCCTTGGCAGGCACGGCGGGGGCCATCGGCGCCTTGCCGACCTCACCGCTGCCGCAATGCGGGCACGCGATCAGGCCGCGCGCGCCCTGATCCTCGTAATCGGAGGAGGAGCGGAACCAGCCTTCGAAGCGGTGGCCATTGTCGCAGGAAAGGTCGAACACGATCATGACGCGCGGTATTCCGGAATAGCGCGGCGATTGGCAAGGCTGGGCACCTGCGCGCGGGCCTTCGCGATGCGGCCCTGGTCGATCTCGGCAAAGCCAAGCCCGGCCTCGGCGCCCATATCGAGCAGCACTTCGCCCCACGGGTCGACCACCAGGCTGTGGCCGTAGGTTCTGCGCCCGTCGGCATGTTCGCCGACCTGCGCCGCGGCGACCACGAAGGCACTCGCCTCGATCGCCCGCGCACGCACCAGCGTATGCCAGTGGGCAGAGCCGGTGGGTACGGTGAAGGCGGCGGGGATCGCGATCATATCGCAGCCTGCGCGGCCCAGCGCATCGAACAGCGCAGGGAAGCGGATGTCGTAGCAGATCGTCAGGCCGAGCCGCCCGGCAGGCGTTTCGCCCGTCACCGACAGCGCCTCGCCCGGCTGGTAGGCGTTGGATTCGCGCCAGCTTTCCCCGCTATCGAGGTCGACGTCGAACATGTGCAGCTTGTCGTACCGGCCCGCGATCTCGCCCGTGGGCGCAATCAGCAGCGAGCGGTTGGCGAGCATCCCGTTCTCCAGCCTGACCGGCAGGCCGAAGGTCGCCCATATCGCGTGTTCACGCGCGGCATCGCGCAGCCGGTCGACCAGCGCAGGGTAGCCATCCGCCGCCATCGTCTCGCCGGCACGCCGGCGATCCCGGTCGAGCAGCAGCGCCATCTCGGGCGCGAACAGCATATCCGCCCCGCCCTCGCGCGCCTGCGCCATGCCGGCGATCAGCGTATCCGCATTGCCCGCGGGATCGACGCCCGAGGTCATCTGGAGGACGGCGATTGTGCTCACGAGTGCGCTCAGCCTTCGAGCATCGCGTCGAGCTTGCCCTGCCGCTCCAGCGCGTGCAGCTCGTCCGATCCGCCCACGTGGGTATCGCCGATGAAGATCTGCGGCACGGTGCTCGCATTGGGCGCGCGTTCGCGCATCTCGTCCCGCTTGGGGCCGCCCATGGTGATGTCGTATTCGTTGAACTCGACGCCCTTCTTTTCCAGCAGGGACTTGGCGCGGAAGCAGTATCCGCATCCGAACTTGGTATAGATATCGATCTTGGCTGCCACTGCTTGTTCCTCGCGTTTTCGGTGTTTGAGGGCTCTTGCGCGCCTTCGCACGCTCCCTACATTCGATCTGTCCGGCGATGCCACAACGGGTCGATCCGGACACCATGTAACTGACAGAATCGCTCAATGGAGGATTTGTTTCAATGGCACGTATCGATTTCACCCCCTATCGCCGCAGCACCGTGGGCTTCGACCACCTGTTCGACCTGCTCGAAAGCTCGGTCCGCAACAGCGGCGACAACTACCCCCCTTTCAACATCGAGAAACGTGGCGAGGACGAGTTCCGCATCACGCTTGCGCTCGCCGGGTTCAAGCCCGAGGATATCGACATCACCGCGCAGCAGAACCTGCTGACCGTCACCGGTCGCAAGCAGGACGAGGCGCGCGGCGCGGATAGCGAGATGCTGCATGTCGGCATCGCCAACCGCGGGTTCGAGCGGCGCTTCGAACTGGCCGATCACGTGCGCGTTTCCGGCGCCGATCTGGCGGACGGCCTGCTGGTGATCGACCTGCTGCGCGAAGTCCCCGAGGCGATGAAGCCGAAGAAGATCGCGATCAACGGCCAGAAGTCGTCGCTGAGCCTTGTCGACGACAGCTCCGACAAGTCGGAAAAAGACGCCGCCTGACGCGGCACGGATAGCCTGAGAGGCTATCGCGCAAACCAGTCGCCCGCTGCTCCA encodes:
- a CDS encoding tail fiber protein: MKIGILATFAAAIGTVATTAPAQASDTPYLGEIIMVGYPFCPYGWAEANGQLLSISQNTALFSLYGTTYGGDGRTTFALPDLRGRAPIHVGDRNRLGDRRDGGPTMADRAEGRLDVPGTQTLRFCVALQGVYPSRG
- a CDS encoding LuxR C-terminal-related transcriptional regulator, producing MAVCAPPGFETRRLLQSLAEPDAGEGGVSYFDRLDHLADPTCAAQAVMDMDHAARRIIVEDADLCDARWLGSALQRFARGAGAGQIFLGMSNPQGLSVLEEGLAQPIPIVGPAVLRLTRAEAARAFRKIARPANRMRILDLIGGWPHAAVRLSHWAASAQTDAWGREDIDILRDCGIYDVVERRVLPLLDDSQKQALAAASLVPSPDRELLHDEVRTDRVLASVARVLSGLVDIEGRHYAINPALAACVREWSLLQDPAGHRHRVIALADRCSRNGRLTDAARLAGEAAMPERVRAYAEEHGALLIWVLCGFADLAALVKNASDEVIAASPELRMMRCIVNLKSGRINLAEQELRDLSEDPRVANSMQREIEIVRVTLLVYGCALARRDDLEFLTELLSEQSSEPGWQTFLATLACVLNSQRARFDAAEANLREARLEGERAGSRYNLMFLHAHQATIDIARGKLVEARASLAKARKMWRDEFSTDQGVETVIAALGAKVEFETGRLTSARNSLRKSAQRMPEAEAWFDIYFAAYEPMTRIYVKDYGIARTIQLVEQERAKLEARGLGRIGNLLGAVMACLVGEARLGGNGVDVEPPLTDFSGLAASSWQERELFSLAAAHEMHRAGKTEEAIALLSDAREEAGRSGVVHSVSRMTQLLFALRHVSGDREGALREVAELASLGIATGMRQTCADMLGGYLADYVAQLSAQPDADEAQLHFLRSVMNRDRAARASASELSKRETDVLRALATGGSDKELARELGISDHGVRFHLKGVFKKLGVHDRLSAVVRAQEKGWI
- a CDS encoding carbon-nitrogen hydrolase family protein; translated protein: MSTIAVLQMTSGVDPAGNADTLIAGMAQAREGGADMLFAPEMALLLDRDRRRAGETMAADGYPALVDRLRDAAREHAIWATFGLPVRLENGMLANRSLLIAPTGEIAGRYDKLHMFDVDLDSGESWRESNAYQPGEALSVTGETPAGRLGLTICYDIRFPALFDALGRAGCDMIAIPAAFTVPTGSAHWHTLVRARAIEASAFVVAAAQVGEHADGRRTYGHSLVVDPWGEVLLDMGAEAGLGFAEIDQGRIAKARAQVPSLANRRAIPEYRAS
- a CDS encoding Hsp20 family protein; this encodes MARIDFTPYRRSTVGFDHLFDLLESSVRNSGDNYPPFNIEKRGEDEFRITLALAGFKPEDIDITAQQNLLTVTGRKQDEARGADSEMLHVGIANRGFERRFELADHVRVSGADLADGLLVIDLLREVPEAMKPKKIAINGQKSSLSLVDDSSDKSEKDAA
- a CDS encoding DUF1178 family protein, yielding MIVFDLSCDNGHRFEGWFRSSSDYEDQGARGLIACPHCGSGEVGKAPMAPAVPAKGNARKVEVARTSEDATGQGGALPPALQEAMRKLAKLQAETIKDSTYVGDRFVEETRAMHYGEKDAALIHGKADAQEARELLEEGISFAPLLIPFTPPEETN
- a CDS encoding hydantoinase/oxoprolinase family protein, with the translated sequence MLLSDRDVLATVKVPTTSDVGSGIVAAVRTILEQGQASPAAVEAVMIGTTHFTNAFVQRHDLAKVHCLRLGLPASRGVPPFSGWPDDVRDAVFAGRTLVRGGYEFDGRTIGELDEDAVEEVARTLQRDGVGQLAISGIFSQINDDQERRAAQIVQRAAPEIEVSLSSELGRTGLIERENAAIMNASLRPLAEKVATAFADALATLGLDCPYYVSQNDGTLMSADHMRSYPVLTFAAGPTNSLRGAAWLTGASDAIVVDIGGTTSDVGVLVKNFPRQSSVHVDVGGVRTNFRMPDVLSVGLGGGSRVREQDGVVTVGPDSVGYRLTEEALIFGGEQLTASDIAVAGGWAQIGDRERLGAIDPALVTGAAEAIRQIVATAIDKVKTSPDPMPMILVGGGGVLVNQQPPGVSEMMRPDHAGVANAIGAAIGQVSGEVDSIFAITDPTEREHALEQARKEATDKAIEAGAAAGSVEITDIETFPLQYLPGGATRVFCRAVGDLAIKETVGG
- the grxC gene encoding glutaredoxin 3, translating into MAAKIDIYTKFGCGYCFRAKSLLEKKGVEFNEYDITMGGPKRDEMRERAPNASTVPQIFIGDTHVGGSDELHALERQGKLDAMLEG